The sequence ATTTGGCAAGGCAAACGCCGACCGCAAGGTAATTTGGCCGCTCAGTATCTTTGCTTTCAGGGCAATTTGCCGCTGGCTTGTCAGTTGCATTCTGTGCGAATTTCCCGTATTGCGGTTAAGCCTGAATGGCAAAATCAAGGCATTGGCAAGCGGTTAATTTCTGACTTTATTTTACAAACAAAAAACCACCATCAACCACTTGATTTTATGTCTGTCAGCTTTGGACTTACCGAACCACTTTACCGTTTTTGGTCTGCTTGTGGCTTCAAGCTCGTTCAAATTACCCCAAATAAAGAAGCCAGTAGTGGCTATCGCAGTGCAATGATGATTTACCCGATTTCGGACCAAGGCAAACAATTTAGCCAACAAGCTACCCAAGCCTTTGCCAGAGATTTCGCTCTTCAACCGTTTTTCACGGAAATTTGTGAGGAATTGCAAAATTTCGAGCAATTCCAACCGCTTGCAGAGAGAAATTTAGACAAACGAGACTGGCAAAATTTAACCGCATTTGCAAATGGAAAGCGAGCCTTGCCTGCTGTTTATGTTAGCTTAAAACGTTTATATTTATCTGCTCCGCAAACGCTGAACTCTCTTGCTGTTTTTAACGAACATCAGAAAAAATATTCAAAAGTAGAAATTGAAAAGTATCGGGGAATTGTGAAAACATACTTAACAAGTGTAAATCATTAAAATAATTTATGGATTAGCTTAATTTTTTTATTCTTTCCCCTTGCTAATTTTTCAATTTCGCCGTATAAATTCACTGTTTATTTTTTTAATTGTAAGAGGATTTCCAATGTCAATGTTTAGTCATATTCAAGCAGCTCCGGCAGACCCGATTTTAGGCTTAGGGGAGGCATTTAAAGCAGAAACTCGCCCCGGCAAAATCAACCTTGGTATCGGCGTTTATATGACCGATGAAGGCAAAACACCGATTGTAAAAGCAATAAAAGAAGCAGAAAAACGTTTATTAGATACCGAAACCAGCAAAACTTATCTTACCATTGATGGTGTGCAAGCTTTCAATGCTCAGACTCAAGCCTTATTATTTGGTGAAAATGCAGAAGTCATTACCTCAGGTCGTGCGAAAACCGCTCAAAGTTTAGGTGGTACAGGGGCATTACGTATTGCGGCGGAATTTATCAAACGTCAGACCTCGGCTAAAAATGTGTGGATCTCTACCCCAACTTGGCCAAACCACAACGCAATTTTCGAAGCAGTTGGCATCAACATTAAAGGTTACCGTTACTACAACAAAGACACTAACGGTTTAGATTGGGATAATTTACTGGCTGATTTAAGCCAAGCAGAAGCGGGCGATGTGGTGTTACTACACGGTTGCTGCCACAATCCAACCGGCATTGACCCAACGCCGGCACAATGGGAACAATTAGCAGCATTATCAGCAGAAAAAGGCTGGTTACCGTTATTTGACTTTGCTTACCAAGGTTTTGCCAACGGCTTAGAAGAAGATGCTTACGGTTTACGTGCTTTTGCGAAAAACAACCGTGAATTATTGGTTGCAAGCTCATTCTCTAAAAACTTCGGTTTATATAACGAGCGTGTTGGTGCATTCACTTTAATTGCAGATAACGCAGATGACGCAAATCGTGCATTCACTCAAATTAAATCAATTATTCGTGTGCTTTACTCTAACCCATCTGCTCATGGTGCAAGTGCTGTTGCGGTAGCATTAGCTGATCCGGCACTTAAAGCATTATGGATTGAAGAATTAGATGAGATGCGTAACCGTATTAAAGATATGCGTAATCAACTTGTTCAATTATTGAAAGAAAAAGGGGCAACCCAAGATTTCTCTTTCATCACCGAACAAAACGGTATGTTCTCATTTAGCGGTTTAACGCCGGAGCAAGTCGATAAATTAAAAGATGACTTTGCAATTTATGCTGTACGTTCAGGTCGTATTAACGTGGCGGGAATCACCAGCAAAAATATTGATAAATTAGCAGAAGCAATCGTAAAAGTGCTTTAAGCTAAAGACTAGAAAAAGCACAAAAGGCGAACATCACCGTTCGCCTTTATTTTGAGTTGGTTCTGCTATTTATCTAACCAAAGCATAAAGTCTGCAACAGTATGGAATGAACCGAATACCAATATAATATCCTCGCCTTTCGCTTTTTTAAATAACATAAGACTGGCTTCAGGCACAGTTTGATGACTACAAGCGATCGAATTTGGCAAAACTTTTGCAAGTTTTTCAAGCACGGCTTCGCCACTTTGCCCACGCCAGCAATCTAAGCCCGCACAATGCCATTCATCAATCACATTATCTAGCGGCTCAACAATGCCGGATAAATCTTTATCTTCCAACGCACTGAATACCGCATAAACTTTCTGATTCGATTGCTTTAACGCTTGAAGTCGTTCCGCCAAATAACGAGCGGCGTGCGGATTATGCCCTACATCAATAATCACTTGTGCAAGAGGTTGCTTTTTTGAAAATTTTGCAAAATCTTGAACCGTTAAAAGCTGAAAACGCCCTGTCATTTGAGCTTCAAGAAAGGCTTCTCGGATAATTTGCTCATCAATTTCAAACGGCAGCTGATTTAGTGCAGCTAATGCCGTGCCTGCATTTGGAATTGGAATTAATGGTAGAGGTAAATCTTTAAAGGATCTTTCTTTAGAATACCAATGAAATAGATTGTTTTTAATTTCAAACTGCCAATCTTGATTTCGATAAAAAGCGTTACAATTTAACGATTTTTCAATTTCTCTAATGGAATTAGGACAATCCGGCTCACCGATAATCACAGGTATATTTTCACGGAAAATGCCTGCTTTTTCACGCCCGATATCTTCTCTGTTATCGCCTAAAAAGGCAACGTGGTCGATATCAATAGAAGTAATAATCGCCATGTTTGGTGAAACAATATTGGTTGCATCTAAACGCCCACCTAAGCCTACTTCTAAAATAGCAATATCAACTTTATGCTGCTTAAAAAGCAGCAAAGCTGAGAGCGTACTAAACTCAAAATAAGTAAGTGAAGCGGTCTTTTTTGCATAAATCTCTGCAAATGCTTGGATATGCTCACTATCGGGCAATAACTCGCCGTTAATTCTCACGCGTTCATTATAGCGAATCAGATGCGGAGAGGAATAAACGCCCACACGAAAACCGGCTTTTAGCAAAGCAACTTCCAACAAACAACAAGTAGAACCTTTACCGTTCGTACCGCCAACAGTAATCACATAAGGAGCCGGGGTGAGTAAATCCAAGCCTTCAGCCACAGAAGTAATGCGTTCTAAACCCATATCAATGGGTTTGCTGTGCGCTTGCTCTAAATAGGAAAGCCACGTTTCCAGAGAATCCGTGGCTTTAGGCATAATTAATGTATTCATTAAGATAATCGGTTTATTCAACGTCTTCTACAACCAATTCAGCCACTTTAAACGGCGTTGGTTGATTGGTTAATTTTGCACAAATGCGGGCAAGAGCATCACGCATTTCTTTACGAGGTACGATCATATCAATTGCCCCATGTTCTAATAAAAATTCAGCACGCTGGAAGCCTTCCGGCAATTTTTCGCGCACGGTTTGCTCAATAACACGAGGGCCGGCAAAACCGATTAATGCTTTAGGTTCAGCAATATTAATATCGCCCAACATCGCAAGGCTCGCTGAAACACCGCCTAAAGTTGGGTCAGTTAATACTGAAATAAAAGGCACGCCCTGCTCTTTCATTTTAGCTAAAATCGCACTGGTTTTTGCCATTTGCATTAAAGAGAATAACGCCTCTTGCATACGAGCCCCGCCTGATGCGGAGAAGCAGATAAACGGAATTTTTTCTGCTAAGGCTTTTTCTGCGGCTTTTACAAATTTAGCGCCGACCACAGAACCCATTGAGCCGCCCATAAACTCAAAATTAAATGAAGCAGTCACTACCGGCATATCATATAATTTACCGGCTAGTACAATAAAAGAATCTTTCTCGCCGGTTTGTTTTTGCGCAGCAGTTAAACGATCTTTATATTTTTTCAGATCTTTAAATTTCAGTACATCTTGCGGTTCTAAATCCGCCGCAATTTCTACAGCAGTATCTTTATCTAAGAGATTTAATAAACGTGTACGTGCATCAATACGCATGTGGTGATCGCATTTCGGGCAAACATACTGATTACGCTGTAATTCTTCGCTATATAATACTTGTTCGCAACTTGTACATTTTGTCCAAACACCTTCCGGGACTTTCGATTTTGCACTACTTGATGAAGATGAATCTCTACCTAAAATTCTTTCTAACCAGCTCATTTTTATTCCTTTTGGATTGAGTTGTGGGGATAACAAAAATTCCGTCTATTAAAGCACAATTTAGTATTTTTTGATACGTTTTATTGACATATCAGATCACTAAGCGTGCGTATAAGTCCGGTAAAAAAACGCAATTAACAGAATGACTAACATCACAATAATTTGAATTAAGCGTTTTTTAGTTAACTTTTCAGCCGCCATTTCTTTTCCGTTTGTGTTTAAAATTGGCTTATTATAAGCGAAAACCCTTCTCATATGCTAGAATTCGCAAAATTTCAGAAAAAAATGACCGCTTGTAAAAGGAAAAAATATGGCAAATATCGAACAATTTCTTGATATAGTGGCACAACTTCGCCACCCGGAAAACGGCTGTCCATGGGATTTAAAACAGAATTTTGACACTATGCTTCCCCACTTGCTGGAGGAAACTTATGAAGTTGCTGAAGCCATTCATACCCAAGACCGCTCTGCTTTACGTGAAGAACTAGGCGATTTATTGCTACAAGTGGTATTTTTAAGCCAGTTAGCGAAAGAAGAAGGATTTTTTAGTTTTGAGGACGTGGTAAATGATATTCACGATAAATTGATTTATCGCCACCCCCACGTTTTTGGCGATGTAAAAGCCGCTAACAGTGAAGAAGCGTTAAAAAGCTGGGA comes from Mannheimia granulomatis and encodes:
- the folC gene encoding bifunctional tetrahydrofolate synthase/dihydrofolate synthase; translation: MNTLIMPKATDSLETWLSYLEQAHSKPIDMGLERITSVAEGLDLLTPAPYVITVGGTNGKGSTCCLLEVALLKAGFRVGVYSSPHLIRYNERVRINGELLPDSEHIQAFAEIYAKKTASLTYFEFSTLSALLLFKQHKVDIAILEVGLGGRLDATNIVSPNMAIITSIDIDHVAFLGDNREDIGREKAGIFRENIPVIIGEPDCPNSIREIEKSLNCNAFYRNQDWQFEIKNNLFHWYSKERSFKDLPLPLIPIPNAGTALAALNQLPFEIDEQIIREAFLEAQMTGRFQLLTVQDFAKFSKKQPLAQVIIDVGHNPHAARYLAERLQALKQSNQKVYAVFSALEDKDLSGIVEPLDNVIDEWHCAGLDCWRGQSGEAVLEKLAKVLPNSIACSHQTVPEASLMLFKKAKGEDIILVFGSFHTVADFMLWLDK
- a CDS encoding amino acid aminotransferase → MSMFSHIQAAPADPILGLGEAFKAETRPGKINLGIGVYMTDEGKTPIVKAIKEAEKRLLDTETSKTYLTIDGVQAFNAQTQALLFGENAEVITSGRAKTAQSLGGTGALRIAAEFIKRQTSAKNVWISTPTWPNHNAIFEAVGINIKGYRYYNKDTNGLDWDNLLADLSQAEAGDVVLLHGCCHNPTGIDPTPAQWEQLAALSAEKGWLPLFDFAYQGFANGLEEDAYGLRAFAKNNRELLVASSFSKNFGLYNERVGAFTLIADNADDANRAFTQIKSIIRVLYSNPSAHGASAVAVALADPALKALWIEELDEMRNRIKDMRNQLVQLLKEKGATQDFSFITEQNGMFSFSGLTPEQVDKLKDDFAIYAVRSGRINVAGITSKNIDKLAEAIVKVL
- the accD gene encoding acetyl-CoA carboxylase, carboxyltransferase subunit beta, which produces MSWLERILGRDSSSSSSAKSKVPEGVWTKCTSCEQVLYSEELQRNQYVCPKCDHHMRIDARTRLLNLLDKDTAVEIAADLEPQDVLKFKDLKKYKDRLTAAQKQTGEKDSFIVLAGKLYDMPVVTASFNFEFMGGSMGSVVGAKFVKAAEKALAEKIPFICFSASGGARMQEALFSLMQMAKTSAILAKMKEQGVPFISVLTDPTLGGVSASLAMLGDINIAEPKALIGFAGPRVIEQTVREKLPEGFQRAEFLLEHGAIDMIVPRKEMRDALARICAKLTNQPTPFKVAELVVEDVE